Below is a window of Paludisphaera borealis DNA.
AAGGGAAAGGCACCTGAGGTCGAAACCTCGATCCGGCGCGGTGCTGGTGGGGCGGTTTCAGGTCCTGGCTTTTCGATCGAGGATGGCGGTCGTGCTGAGCCCTGGCACCAGAGGGAGGGCGACGACCTGACCGCCCCGGCGGAGCACGACGTCGGCACCCGCGATCTGGTCGACTGTGTAATCCCCTCCTTTAACCAGGACGTCGGGTTCGAACAGCTCGATCAACGAGACGGGGGTTTCCTCGTCAAAGACGACGACTACATCGACGCAGGCGAGGCCCGCCAGCAGGCTGGCGCGGTTGCTCTGGCCGATGACGGGCCGGGCGTCGCCTTTAAGGCCCTGGACCGAGGAGTCGGAGTTCAGGCCGACGACCAGGAGGTCGCCGAGCCGCTTGGCGCCCTCCAGGCAGGCGAGGTGGCCGGCGTGCAGAAGGTCGAAGCAGCCATTGGTGAAGACGACCTTGCGGCCTCGACGGCGGGCTTCGGCGAGCCGGCGCTGAGCGGCGTTTCGATTCAGGATCTTCGGCGACAGACCTTTCCAGGCGGCCTCCAACTCGGCGGCCTGGACGACGTACGTTCCCGGGTGGCTGACGGCGATCCCGGCGGCCGCGTTGGCGATCCGGCACGATTCCAGGATCGGCCTTCCTGATCCGAGACAGGCCGCCAGGACGGCCACGACGGTGTCGCCGGCGCCGGTGACGTCGGCCACGTCGCGGGTTTGAGAGGGAACGTGGTGGACGTCGCCGGCGGCGGAAAGCGTCATGCCCTCGGGACCTCGGGTGATCAGCATGGCGTCGGTCCTGAGCCGGTCGCGGAGCTGGTCGGCGGCCCTTCCCACGGCTTCGTCGTCCGG
It encodes the following:
- the rfaE2 gene encoding D-glycero-beta-D-manno-heptose 1-phosphate adenylyltransferase, encoding MFQNPVLVVGDVMLDRHVHGQVRRISPEAPVPVVSLLGEVQTPGGAGNVAAGLAGLGCRVTLAGLIGADAEGAQLRQVLASKGVERLALVEHSDLTTVTKTRILSDTHQQLLRLDRDGDRGRFAALDQLLLDHVLPLIDDQSAVVLADYEKGVITPRVAREIIGRCRHRGVPCVVDPKKADFSVYAKATVVTPNLIEAERAIGRALPDDEAVGRAADQLRDRLRTDAMLITRGPEGMTLSAAGDVHHVPSQTRDVADVTGAGDTVVAVLAACLGSGRPILESCRIANAAAGIAVSHPGTYVVQAAELEAAWKGLSPKILNRNAAQRRLAEARRRGRKVVFTNGCFDLLHAGHLACLEGAKRLGDLLVVGLNSDSSVQGLKGDARPVIGQSNRASLLAGLACVDVVVVFDEETPVSLIELFEPDVLVKGGDYTVDQIAGADVVLRRGGQVVALPLVPGLSTTAILDRKART